Proteins encoded within one genomic window of Humulus lupulus chromosome 1, drHumLupu1.1, whole genome shotgun sequence:
- the LOC133825044 gene encoding uncharacterized protein LOC133825044, which translates to MHTHSYCCLDYAQIYDVVRYRLHRMKKKLKDELEDKNTVQEYICPNCNRRYTALDAWRLISMMDEYFHCEMCDGELVGESDKLVA; encoded by the exons ATGCACACTCATTCTTACTGTTGTCTAGACTATGCACAG ATATATGATGTGGTTAGGTACAGACTGCATCGTATGAAGAAAAAACTGAAAGATGAATTGGAAGACAAGAACACAGTTCAGGAATATATATGCCCCAATTGCAATAGAAG GTATACTGCATTGGATGCCTGGCGGTTAATTTCTATGATGGACGAATATTTTCACTGTGAAATGTGTGATGGGGAACTTGTGGGTGAGAGTGATAAGCTTGTTGCTTAA